The Miscanthus floridulus cultivar M001 chromosome 6, ASM1932011v1, whole genome shotgun sequence genomic interval tgactgtcatctccccgaaaggtaggtggaagctatgagtctccggtcgccacctacattttagacaaaagcaagattacatgtcaaaaagggaagcgcatgaacaaatggtcATGAATagaggcaatgattgaagataataactgtcaactgcaatgccatcatcatcatctccaaggcaatgcagctcctcccaagcccttgcaaccatctcactaaatgaaggcctatcattgaataacatatgcacgctttgcatgtcaataaACTCAACATATCTATAGCGATCACTTttaacggtgcctccatgatataggatcactaggttgtccatctatttcaaacacgtaacgaaacacatgtcctttagtaaAAAATACACGCTAACTACTAACGTGAAGGTCTCTAGTATTTAGATAAGTAAATTTATACTATGTACTAAGTACTACGTATATATACTAAGTACTAAATATATACCTATGTATGTATCTAACTATATAATAACTATATACGAAAACTAGTTATACCAACATAagtatctatatatctatataaATATCTATACCTATTACACCATAACTATTGTTAACTAAGTACTAAATTACCAATTCAAACGAATAAAGTAACTTACTTTACTGTGCAGTCGATGGAGCGTCGGTGGAGTGCAACAGCAAGCCGCCGGAGCGCCTTGGCGTGCCTGGGCCGGAGCTCCAGCGCGCCTTGGCGTGGTGGGTAGGGGCGGGCACGACACGACGGACCGTGCAGGGCGGGGCAGGCCACGGACCACCGGCGAGGGCGCGCGGGCCGCGAACGGGTGGGTCGGGGCGCCGAGTGGCACGATAGGGCAGGGCGCAGCGGGCCGCGGCCGGGCTGGGTGGGCACGACAGTCGGTGAGGGCGCGCGGGCCGCGGACAGGtggggcagggcagggcagggcagggctgCGGCGCCAAGTGGCACGGCGGGCGCGGACGCCGGCACGTGAGCGGGCGGGGCGGCGCGGGCGGGGCGGCACGGGCGCGCGGGCGCGGTGGCGTTTGTGGGGACGGCGCGGACGGTGCGGGCGGGGAcggtagagagaaagagagaggaagagagaaaggaacctCAGGCCCTTACGTAAGAGGGCTCGGCGTCAGGATCGTTGGCGCCAAGATCCACGGCGCCGAGCTGGCTGCCATGTCAACGTGCATGGCGCCAACGTGGCTTCGAGCTCGACGCCAACAGttagggtccagattttgaattcTTAACTCCACGGTCATAtttgtgttttttttaaaaaaatagttaaaaaataaaaaattcggacaCAGGCACACAGCTCTCCATTTGCTTATGATCGTGTACTGTACGTTCTTATCCACTTCATAGGGACCATCCACGTTCGCGGTTTCCCTTTCAACTACGGGCCTGTTTAGTTCACCCGCTGAATCGGCGCCGTCAAAATTCGGCATACACGGTAgatactgtagcgttttgtttttatttaataataattgtccaatcgttgactaattaggctcaaaacgttcatctcgcaaagtacaactaaactgtgtaattagtttttgatttcgtcaatatttagtactccatgcatgtaccgcaagtttgatgtaatgggaaatcttctttttgtatagtgccaaattctggaatgcaagtaactaaacaagggctacaGCGGCGCTACTACCTACTGTACAGCAAGTTCTGCGTGCAGTCACGCGCTCCGGCCTTTCACCGCTTCCGATGCTCTGCCTCCTAAAGCTTGCCCTACCGTCCGCCACGGGGAGGATGAACCGAGCTCATGCACCGGCTTCATCAATCTTTGCATGTCAGTTGAGAATAATGCATATGCATATGAGCATATATGTTGGAAATATTTGCATATATACTATCAAAATAACTAACCCACGTTCTCTTAGTGAACAGACCTTCGTAGAAGGCTACCACAGATGACAAAGATGCCAAATTGCCAATCTCACTGCACCGTCTCTTGATCCAGCTGAACTCTTGTACTATTCCGTAAGCCTTGTGACATAGCAGTAGACTCGGAGCAGCGAGGCAGCGGGCAGACGGGCAGGCGCCAAGACGCATCGATCCCTGGATCCCATGATAAAAAAAAGGCAGAGAAAAAGCTGCAAAAAATTGGAATGGGGAAGGGACAAGGCGGCACCACTCACCACTCACCAAGATGCAGAAATATTGCATCGAGATCGAGCCATCGAGGGCCGAACAGCGAAAAGAgccaagagagaaaaaaaaagcacTCAAGTTACGAGTTACCCATGGGCCATGGGCGCAGTTCATGAGTAGAGTAGAGAAGGTGCAGACTGCAGAATTCATCGAAGGCGCAATGAATGTACTCGGTCGGAGTTCTTTGTTCTACTGTAGTAGTATGATTTACGGAGTTTAGCAAGTGATTCAACATTTGAACATGCGCGAACGATCATTGCTCATCGAActtaaagaaaataaaaaatcaaGCCTTAAATGAAAGGGTCTGGTTGGAATCATAAAGTGTCTTTCTACCGCACTTTAGATTCTTTCTATTATATTATCTTGAATCTACAAGTTTTATTTCAGACTGCAAATTGTAAGCAGCAACAGCATCACATCAGGCCTGCAGCCAGAACGCATACGGAGTACGTACATCCAACGGCCAGTAGCCCAGTACCTACAGCCCACAGAAGAACACAGCACAGCCCATAGGCCCATAGCTATTACAGCACAGAAGCGCACACACTAGACAACACGGAAatcctactactagtactagcgAGTAGCGACACTTGTCGACGGCGACGGCGCACGGGCGCGCGCCCACCCCTCCGATCTCCGAGCTCTGAGCTCTAGTGGCAGAAGATGACCTTGAGCTCGCGCGGCGCGGCGCACTCGTGGGTGAGGGAGGGGCTGTCGTGCGCGTAGGTGAAGGCCTGCGGGCACTCGCGCTTGAAGAACTCCGAGTACTTGGACGAGCGGCAGGTGCGCGGGCTGTTGTACATGTTGCGGCAGCACAGCTCGTCGGTGCGGAAGGCCTCGCAGCCGCTCTTGCACGCGAGGACGCTCCCCGCCGGGGACCGCAGCTGCAGCTCGCCGGGGCAGGTCTCGGTGAGGTTCTTGCGGCAGGCGAGGACGGGGCAGTTGCCCCGGCCCTCGTGCGGGGTCACGGACAGGCCCACGTTGAAGCCGTCCACCACGCTCACCCCGTACGAGGTCTGGTCCTTGCCGTTGCCGCCGTGGTGGAGGTTCACCTGCGCCAGCGTCGCGGGCGCCGCGCCGCCGAGCCCGCCGCACTGCAGCCGCCCGCCGCAGTCGCCCGTGGCGCAGTGGAGCTGCGCGCCGGCGCCCGCGCAGCCCGTGCGCGCCCAGATGCGGCCCGACCAGGGGAGGGCCGGCGCCGGGAAGGACTTGTGGGAGAGCGGCGGGAGGAAGAAGCCACCGCCCTCCAGGACGTCGTGGCCGGAGTTGGCCTGGATGCCCGGCCACACCGGGTAGGGGCAGTTGTTCACCACGGTCAGGGTCATTGGGGCGTAGTCGGCGGCCACCAGGAGGCCGCAGCTCAGGAGCGAGGTGGCGAGCAGGAGGAGCTTGGGAGAAGCCATGGTTGGGTTCTTGTTCTTGAGCAGGTGGGGTGGTTTTATAGGACGTGGGGGTTGTTGGTCCAGTGGGCGTCGTGGGTTTTGTTTGGCTCGAGCTGCGGCGAACTGGTGCGGGCTTGTCCGTGTCTGGAACTCTCGATGCATCGGTTGCTTTTGCATTTTTGCAAGCAGTTGCCCTTCAACAACACACCTCTCGCTTCAGCCTCGGAGCTTCCACCCACAGCTTCCCATCAGAGGATAAACGCAGCTGCCCTTCAGCGCAGGTACACGAATGTTCGGTATGCCTAGACGATTCTCGCGGTAGTCGTGTCACCATTCTGGCTGAAATTACATCCAGAATTCAAGATGTACGCGAACACTTTGGTCACAGGGGAAAAAAAATATCAGTCCTAGATTGACTCAGTCACATCTATTCCATGTTTGCTGTCAAGGCTATTTGTCCTTTTACTATCACACTAtattatttgacaaatatttcCACGGAGTGACCCGCACCCCCGACCCCGACCCACACCCTGAGGGTCCTGATCACGCCACCGCCACCGTCGCCGGCGCCCCCCGCCCCCTCCTCCCCATGCACCTTCTCCTTCCCCTCCTCATCCACATTCTCTCTCCTCCCAACTCTAGGACCAACCTGCAAGCTCCATTAAGCCTACCCCAATAGAACCCTAGCCTGACctagccgccggcggcggcgccggccacCTCCCAGTCGTCGGCGCCCcccgccacctcctcccccacCACCTCGCCCTTGTCATCCACCTCCCCTCCACTCCCCGCCCTCGAGGCCGACCTGTGCCTCTACCGGAGTGACAGAACCAcctaaattatatggcccacatgcacATGTCATTGTCCTAAAGACTTCTGACTCCTGCACACGAGAGCCGGATAACTCCGATAGTCTGTCGGgagtcctcggggaaccccgaatcatccacattttacaactcatacaggatcaacatggagttaccacaacattacaacatttgtTACAAAAATATCATATATTGGAGCGTGGAAGACTTATAatattagtttacaaaacatgttcagGTAGAAACTCAACTTAAGTTCTAAAAGGTAAGTAGATCTATAGAAGCAACTTAGATGAAGCACCTAGGGTAGAAGAGAACGTCAGATCATGTCGAGCCTACTGACATGACCTCGATTAGCAGCACAAGTCAGAACTtgcaacaggggttaacaaaccctgagtacttgagggtattCAACAAGTCTTATCCGACTAAAAGAAAATACTCCAAGAGTATGCAGGCTTAAAGGAAAGAATGAAGCAAGAATAACTTTTACAAAAAATCTTACtacaagtggatccttactttcaatgttttagctatgTATTGTGTCATTAGTAATATccagtttgcacctgatctagctcaatcacttctttaagcatctcaACTCATCTTAAATCATCTTGTAACCATAAGTAATCATAtttcattgattaactacgatgcaagtcagaggatcgagtctccataaccgaggagcacaacgattcgaatcgattaggcctagctggggtttccttaccactcgacatatgcaggtcctggTTTCGGAATTttatatatcaaccttcacttggACCCTTCAAAACGTGAACCGGTCTGCgctacccgagagcacagtactccacctccctatgCCACTCCTGGTGGATCCACAGGAtatgtacacgctactctcaccatcttcCTCGCCCAGTGCGtagttgtcttttcacataatggaatagccaatgcattaggcttaccggagtatgtggccagtactacaaggtCTCGACCACACGGTGGcctacaacggtacggtcctcaatcgacatagacgggacgAGCACAACCAGGTGAACCTATCTGCCCAAGAACTCGTAAGACCAAGTCCCGCCCGATCTCAATTAGCATTATCATTATCATGATATTCACATGACCCAAAAGCAGAGCCGAGGTAAACCTATTTCTCAcgaacgatgaaaccatcattcgacttctaccgaagtctaACATTACTAAGCATTTAAAGATATCGTCCTATTCATTCTAACAGGGTAGAACTATGGATACCTaaatatcaaggtaatcatgcatcAACGGTATTCGAACAActtctaattacttaatgcacatctcacaagacttaaagtgtaataaagattagtaaatgctagagaagggtttatgctccggggcttgcatgCATTGCAAAGAAGGTTAGATTCCACGGTGGATCAAAGGAGTTAGACTACGAACCAACACCACGGGTGGTGGACCTCCTCCGAAACTTCATCAACACGGGC includes:
- the LOC136459391 gene encoding osmotin-like protein, with amino-acid sequence MASPKLLLLATSLLSCGLLVAADYAPMTLTVVNNCPYPVWPGIQANSGHDVLEGGGFFLPPLSHKSFPAPALPWSGRIWARTGCAGAGAQLHCATGDCGGRLQCGGLGGAAPATLAQVNLHHGGNGKDQTSYGVSVVDGFNVGLSVTPHEGRGNCPVLACRKNLTETCPGELQLRSPAGSVLACKSGCEAFRTDELCCRNMYNSPRTCRSSKYSEFFKRECPQAFTYAHDSPSLTHECAAPRELKVIFCH